The Oncorhynchus tshawytscha isolate Ot180627B linkage group LG08, Otsh_v2.0, whole genome shotgun sequence genome window below encodes:
- the slc26a2 gene encoding sulfate transporter, translating into MMAQEYCCASADEGAESGPHVPFVLERREKEEENWRTAVSHQLKKQCTCSSERAKAQVLGFVPILKWLPRYQLKDWILGDVMSGLIVGILLVPQSIAYSLLAGQDPIYGLYTSFFSSIIYTLLGTSRHISVGIFGVLCLLVGQVVDRELALAGYITESIRNNATLGLGMGNSTAGPVCDRSCYAIMVGTTVTFTAGVYQVLMGLLQVGFVSVYLSDSLLSGFATGASLTILTSQVKYLLGLELPRAQGWGSLVKTWVNLFQNLDQTNLCDLVTSMVCLAVLVPTKELNDRFKAKLKAPIPFELFVVIAATLASHFGHFEEEYGSKVAGAIPTGFLPPQLPSWSLIPNVAVDAFSIAIVGFAITVSLSEMFAKKHGYMVDPNQEMYAIGFCNILPSFFRCFTTSAALTKTLVKESTGCQTQMSGLVTALVLLLVLLVISPLFYSLQRCVLAVIILVNLRGALLKFTDVPRMWRVNRLDTAIWLVTMATSALINTELGLLVGVMVSAFCVLGRTQRAQALELGRAGHRELYEDLASYKGLQSQPGVAIFRYEAPIYYANQTLFKKALYRCLGLDPVKEKARRRKLEKHRRKQEEVAMMTGGEGGTKGKEKELTTTTTTKVFLPNQVNFHSVVIDCSPVLFLDTAGVNALKEVYKDYKENGVQVFLAQCNTSVLESLNRGGYYPEKGMGEKERVFFTISDAILYAQSLSSQNGDCDTSC; encoded by the exons ATGATGGCTCAAGAGTACTGCTGTGCCTCAGCAGATGAGGGAGCAGAGAGCGGCCCACACGTCCCATTCGTgctggagagaagggagaaggaggaggaaaacTGGAGGACAGCCGTTTCTCACCAACTGAAAAAGCAGTGCACATGCAGCTCAGAGCGAGCCAAAGCCCAGGTTCTAGGGTTCGTCCCCATCCTAAAATGGCTGCCACGCTACCAGCTCAAAGACTGGATCCTGGGTGACGTCATGTCAGGGTTGATAGTGGGCATCCTGCTGGTGCCCCAGTCCATTGCCTATTCTCTGCTGGCAGGCCAGGACCCTATCTATGGCCTCTACACCTCCTTCTTCTCCAGCATCATCTACACCCTGCTGGGCACCTCACGCCACATATCTGTGGGCATCTTCGGGGTGCTGTGCCTGCTGGTGGGCCAGGTGGTGGACAGGGAGTTGGCACTGGCAGGGTACATCACAGAGAGTATCAGGAACAACGCTACCCTGGGACTGGGCATGGGGAACAGCACCGCAGGGCCAGTCTGTGATAGGAGCTGCTATGCCATCATGGTGGGGACCACAGTCACATTTACAGCAGGGGTCTACCAG GTGTTGATGGGCCTCCTGCAGGTGGGCTTTGTATCCGTGTACCTGTCAGACTCCCTCCTGAGCGGCTTCGCCACGGGGGCCTCTCTCACCATCCTGACCTCTCAGGTCAAGTACCTCCTGGGACTGGAGCTGCCCCGCGCCCAGGGCTGGGGTTCCCTCGTGAAGACCTGGGTCAACCTTTTCCAGAACCTGGACCAGACCAACCTCTGTGACCTGGTCACCAGCATGGTGTGCCTGGCGGTGCTGGTCCCCACCAAAGAACTCAACGACCGCTTCAAGGCCAAGCTCAAAGCCCCCATCCCCTTCGAGCTGTTTGTTGTCATCGCTGCCACTCTGGCCTCCCACTTCGGCCACTTCGAGGAGGAGTACGGCTCGAAAGTGGCCGGCGCCATCCCCACGGGCTTCCTGCCCCCCCAGCTCCCGTCCTGGTCTCTGATCCCCAACGTGGCGGTAGATGCCTTCTCCATAGCCATTGTGGGCTTTGCCatcactgtctccctgtctgagATGTTTGCCAAGAAGCACGGCTACATGGTGGATCCCAACCAGGAGATGTACGCCATAGGCTTCTGTAACATCCTGCCCTCCTTCTTTCGCTGCTTCACCACCAGCGCTGCTCTGACCAAGACCCTGGTGAAGGAGTCTACAGGCTGCCAGACTCAGATGTCTGGCCTGGTCACAGCCCTagtgctgctgctggtgctgctggtcATTTCCCCCCTCTTCTACTCTCTGCAGAG GTGTGTGCTAGCAGTGATCATCTTGGTGAATCTCCGGGGAGCATTGCTTAAGTTCACAGACGTCCCGCGGATGTGGCGTGTGAACCGCTTGGACACCGCCATCTGGCTGGTGACCATGGCAACCTCAGCGTTGATAAACACCGAGCTAGGCCTGCTGGTGGGGGTTATGGTCTCAGCCTTCTGTGTGTTGGGCCGCACCCAGAGAGCCCAGGCCTTAGAGCTGGGCCGGGCTGGCCATCGGGAGCTTTATGAGGATCTGGCCTCCTACAAGGGCCTGCAGTCCCAGCCTGGAGTGGCCATCTTCCGCTACGAGGCGCCCATCTACTACGCCAACCAGACCCTGTTCAAGAAGGCCCTGTACCGCTGCCTGGGCCTGGATCCCGTCAAGGAGAAGGCCCGGCGCAGGAAGCTGGAGAAACATAGGAGAAAGCAAGAAGAAGTAGCCATGATGACAGGAGGGGAGGGCGGGACTAAGGGTAAAGAGAAAGAgttgaccaccaccaccaccaccaaagtCTTCCTACCAAATCAAGTCAACTTCCACTCTGTGGTGATAGACTGCAGCCCGGTGCTGTTCCTGGACACAGCAGGGGTCAATGCGTTGAAGGAGGTGTATAAGGATTATAAGGAGAATGGGGTACAGGTGTTCCTGGCCCAGTGTAATACCTCAGTACTGGAGTCACTGAACAGAGGTGGTTACTACCCAGAGAAGGGTATGGGAGAAAAGGAAAGAGTGTTTTTCACCATCAGCGATGCCATCCTCTATGCACAGAGCCTCTCATCTCAGAATGGTGACTGTGACACGTCCTGTTAA